A portion of the Leptospirales bacterium genome contains these proteins:
- the rpsB gene encoding 30S ribosomal protein S2, whose translation MSTISMKNLLEAGVHFGHQTRKWNPKMAPYIFTARNGIHIIDLQKTVQLAKQAYEALREYTHRGEKVLFIGTKKQARSAIEREAQRCGMFYINNRWPGGLLTNWATVKKSIARMKRLESMEETGSFEQEARTKKEALELRRELEKLRKNLAGIKDMLGIPEILFVIDPSKESIAIQEGRKMGCKIFAVVDSNCNPDEIDYPIPGNDDAIRAISLFLQTMADAVIEGTQGIVSGAEFTDDDATMDSDSLRVDSMKYKGEYDETGEFIPDEPVRGAQPAAATPAPEGEPAVAE comes from the coding sequence ATGTCGACCATTTCCATGAAGAACCTGCTCGAGGCGGGCGTACATTTCGGACACCAGACTCGAAAGTGGAATCCGAAAATGGCGCCCTATATCTTCACGGCGCGCAATGGCATCCATATCATCGATCTGCAAAAGACGGTGCAGCTCGCCAAGCAGGCCTACGAGGCTCTGCGCGAATACACCCACCGCGGCGAGAAAGTGCTCTTCATTGGCACGAAAAAGCAGGCCCGCAGCGCCATTGAGCGCGAGGCCCAGCGCTGCGGCATGTTCTACATAAATAACCGCTGGCCTGGCGGTCTTTTGACGAACTGGGCTACCGTGAAGAAATCCATCGCCCGGATGAAGCGCCTGGAGTCCATGGAGGAAACCGGCAGCTTTGAGCAAGAAGCCCGCACCAAGAAGGAAGCCCTGGAGCTTCGACGCGAGTTGGAAAAACTGCGCAAGAACCTGGCCGGCATCAAGGATATGCTCGGCATTCCAGAGATTCTCTTTGTGATCGATCCAAGCAAAGAAAGCATTGCGATCCAGGAAGGCCGCAAGATGGGCTGTAAGATCTTTGCTGTAGTTGATTCCAACTGCAACCCGGACGAAATCGACTATCCGATTCCAGGCAACGACGACGCCATTCGCGCAATTTCGCTCTTCTTGCAAACGATGGCCGATGCGGTCATTGAGGGAACGCAGGGCATCGTATCGGGCGCCGAGTTTACAGACGATGATGCTACGATGGATAGCGATTCGCTCCGCGTCGATTCGATGAAGTACAAAGGCGAGTACGACGAGACGGGTGAATTTATTCCCGACGAGCCGGTGCGCGGCGCGCAACCGGCGGCAGCGACGCCGGCCCCGGAAGGCGAGCCGGCAGTTGCTGAGTAA
- the pyrH gene encoding UMP kinase: MATSGFPYQRILLKLSGEAFGKSGIDYAKVAHIAEQLLAVHKAGIRISIVIGGGNILRGQNAAEQGVDRATADYMGMLGTVINALALQEACEKIGMITRVQSAIEMKNIAESYIRRKAMRHLEKNRIVIFAAGTGNPYFTTDTTAALRAVEVGAEVILKATKVDGVYEDDPVKNSAARRFEEISYMEAIQRGLKVMDTTALTLCMENDMPIIVFDIFRDENLPGLIGGERVGTLISAHSKLQYA; the protein is encoded by the coding sequence ATGGCCACCTCGGGCTTCCCCTATCAGCGTATCCTGCTGAAACTCTCCGGGGAAGCCTTTGGCAAGTCGGGCATCGACTACGCCAAGGTCGCGCACATTGCCGAGCAACTTCTGGCGGTGCACAAAGCTGGCATTCGTATCTCAATCGTAATCGGCGGCGGCAACATCCTGCGCGGCCAAAACGCTGCTGAGCAGGGAGTCGATCGCGCCACTGCCGACTACATGGGCATGCTTGGCACAGTAATCAATGCCCTGGCGCTGCAAGAAGCCTGCGAAAAGATTGGAATGATCACTCGAGTGCAATCGGCGATCGAGATGAAAAACATCGCCGAGAGTTACATTCGGCGCAAGGCGATGCGCCATCTCGAGAAGAACCGAATCGTTATCTTCGCCGCTGGCACCGGCAACCCCTATTTCACGACCGATACAACGGCGGCTCTGCGCGCGGTAGAAGTAGGCGCAGAGGTTATTTTGAAGGCGACCAAAGTTGACGGCGTCTACGAGGACGATCCGGTCAAGAACAGCGCGGCGCGGCGCTTTGAAGAGATCTCATACATGGAAGCAATTCAGCGCGGTCTGAAGGTCATGGATACCACGGCGCTGACTCTCTGCATGGAAAACGACATGCCGATCATTGTCTTTGATATTTTTCGCGACGAAAACTTGCCAGGGCTGATCGGCGGAGAACGAGTCGGAACCTTGATCTCCGCCCACAGTAAATTGCAATATGCCTGA
- the uppS gene encoding di-trans,poly-cis-decaprenylcistransferase gives MELSPARQQAQQLLLGTDNGARPRHVAIILDGNGRWATSRGLSRSEGHRAGGETLTRLLDFFIELRVPSVSLYVFSTENWRRPKTEVKAIWRLMNEFFESRLQLCMDLKIRVMASGDLSRLPTENRRRVERVLEMTRRHKRLTVNFCVNYGSQAEILHAASSVLQLRLQALEQGQHKKAFAPISARELERHLYTYPLPPVDLLVRPGGEWRISNFLLWQSAYAEIYVTDTLWPDFTEQHLVQALLWYQSRKRRFGGL, from the coding sequence ATGGAACTCTCGCCAGCGCGCCAACAAGCGCAGCAGTTACTCCTCGGAACGGATAACGGCGCGCGGCCCCGGCACGTCGCCATTATTCTGGATGGCAACGGACGGTGGGCAACCAGCCGTGGTTTGAGTCGATCGGAGGGCCATCGAGCTGGCGGCGAAACGCTCACGAGACTCCTTGATTTCTTTATTGAGCTCCGAGTTCCGTCAGTTTCGCTCTACGTCTTCAGTACCGAGAACTGGCGTCGACCGAAGACAGAGGTCAAAGCCATCTGGCGACTGATGAACGAGTTTTTTGAGTCCCGGCTACAGCTATGCATGGATCTCAAGATTCGAGTCATGGCCTCGGGCGACCTGTCGCGGCTGCCGACTGAAAACCGCAGACGAGTCGAGCGTGTCCTCGAAATGACGAGGCGTCACAAACGGCTTACAGTCAATTTCTGCGTAAACTATGGTTCGCAGGCTGAAATACTGCACGCTGCCAGCTCCGTACTTCAACTTCGATTGCAGGCTCTAGAGCAGGGACAGCACAAGAAGGCCTTCGCACCTATCAGCGCCCGGGAATTGGAGCGCCACCTTTATACCTATCCGCTGCCGCCCGTGGATCTTCTGGTGCGGCCGGGAGGCGAATGGCGCATCTCCAATTTCCTGCTCTGGCAATCGGCCTACGCTGAAATTTACGTGACGGATACGCTCTGGCCCGATTTCACAGAGCAACATCTGGTGCAGGCATTGCTTTGGTACCAGAGTCGCAAGCGTCGATTCGGAGGGCTTTGA
- the frr gene encoding ribosome recycling factor, with translation MPDSESPMEMLLLESEEKMQKSLDVLKRELANIRSTRAAPSMLDHIHVEYYGASTPLIQLAGVSAPEPRLLVISVYDKGAVGDVEKAILKSDLSLTPQTDGATIRLYLPELTRERRQELIKQVKHRLEEARVSIRNVRRDSNDEAKRMKGDGVSEDQIKDAQDEIQKLTDQFVKKAEELAHQKEEGILAV, from the coding sequence ATGCCTGACTCAGAAAGTCCAATGGAAATGCTTCTCCTCGAAAGCGAGGAGAAAATGCAGAAGAGCCTTGATGTGCTCAAGCGTGAACTGGCCAATATTCGCTCCACTCGCGCCGCGCCATCGATGCTGGACCATATTCATGTGGAATACTATGGCGCCTCCACTCCGTTGATCCAATTGGCAGGTGTTAGCGCCCCGGAACCGCGGCTCTTGGTGATCTCGGTCTATGATAAGGGCGCCGTCGGCGACGTCGAAAAGGCAATACTGAAAAGCGACCTCTCGCTAACTCCGCAGACCGATGGAGCTACGATCCGGCTTTATCTTCCAGAGTTGACTCGCGAGCGCCGACAGGAGTTGATCAAGCAGGTTAAGCATCGCCTCGAAGAAGCGCGCGTTTCAATCCGAAACGTTCGCCGCGACTCTAACGATGAAGCCAAGAGAATGAAGGGCGATGGCGTTTCCGAAGATCAGATCAAGGATGCTCAGGACGAAATTCAGAAACTGACCGATCAGTTTGTGAAGAAGGCAGAGGAGTTGGCGCACCAGAAGGAAGAGGGCATCCTCGCCGTCTGA
- the tsf gene encoding translation elongation factor Ts: MAVEVKADSIKQLRDMTGAGMMDCKNALIESSGDLDKAAESLRKKGLARAAKRMDRDTSVGRVFSYIHGGGSIGVLLQLNCETDFVAKNDEFEALGRDVAMQIAAANPLALRAEDVDSAVIDKEKEIIREQLLKEGKKPEQIDKILEGKIKKFMSEVALLEQAFIKDPKMTVQDLLKDYISRFGENITVARYARFQIG; the protein is encoded by the coding sequence ATGGCAGTAGAAGTAAAGGCGGACTCCATCAAACAACTGCGCGATATGACCGGCGCAGGAATGATGGACTGCAAGAATGCTCTGATTGAAAGTTCGGGGGACCTGGACAAAGCCGCAGAAAGCCTGCGCAAAAAGGGACTCGCACGCGCCGCAAAACGCATGGATCGAGATACGTCTGTCGGTCGCGTATTCAGCTATATTCACGGCGGCGGTTCGATCGGCGTGCTGCTGCAACTCAACTGCGAAACCGATTTCGTCGCCAAGAACGACGAATTTGAGGCGCTAGGACGCGATGTGGCCATGCAAATTGCAGCGGCCAATCCACTGGCGCTGCGCGCTGAGGATGTCGACAGCGCCGTGATTGACAAGGAAAAGGAAATTATTCGCGAGCAACTGCTGAAAGAAGGGAAAAAACCGGAGCAGATTGACAAAATCCTCGAAGGCAAAATCAAGAAGTTCATGTCCGAAGTGGCGCTTCTGGAGCAGGCCTTCATAAAAGATCCCAAAATGACGGTGCAGGATCTACTAAAGGACTACATCTCGCGTTTCGGCGAGAATATCACGGTTGCGCGCTACGCTCGCTTCCAGATCGGCTGA